The sequence GCGGTATTGCCTGTGACGGTCATTATCGACGGGGAAGTCATTTGGGATAATTTACGTGAAAACGGCTGGGACGAACGATGGCTGAAAAAACATATGCGCCATGCGGGCTTTGAAAACTATAGCGACATTTTATACGCCGAATGGCAAGACGGCAAAGGCATGCACGTACAATCATACTAACGCTTTTTTAAAGAACGATCTTGAGGTCGTTTTTTCTTTTCAGGGGGGTTTTCTTTTTTTTCATTCGTTGTGCGTTGTACGCTTGTTGCACGCGGAACGGTGAATGGATTCGAACGAATTGGCGGGATATGCACGTTCATCGCCTCCTTTATCATACTATTCGCCAACCAACAAAAAACTCCTTTTCTCTTATTGTATGTTTTGTTAACATAGACGTTGACGTTACACAAAGGAGTTCAAGCGATGAATAAGGCGCAATATAACGGCAAGTTGTTTGACATTCATACGTTACCAAGGGAAAAATATGAGCTCGTGTATGAACAAAGTTTACGCAACAAATGGACGTGCCCGATGTGCGGTGGAATCGTTCGTTTGCATTTAGCGATTGAACATGCCCCGCACTTTTATCATGTTTCGAATCCGTGCATAAAAGAAGAACGACAACGAGGAAACGCGGTTGCTATTCGACCGCACCAACCGTTTCAAGCGAAAGAAAAAAAACAGACGATCGTATGCGGTATCCCACTCGATACAGAGCAATACGAAGCCGTTCAACACGTGGAGGGTCCACTTCTTGTGCTTGCAGGGGCTGGGAGTGGAAAAACACGCACGTTAACGACGCGCGCTGCCGCCATGATCGCACATCATCGCATTCAATCGAAAAACATGATGATCGTCACCTTTACGACAAAAGCGGCAAAAGAGCTAGCGGAACGACTGTATGCATACAACCTTGATGTCCTGCCGACAATCGGCACATTTCATAGCTTATTTTATCGCATGTTGCAACATGCCGATCCGTTCCGTTGGCGACACGAACGGCTCATTCGCGACTGGCAAAAAGAAAAGATGATGAAAGAAATCGGCCGCGACATCGGCATCGATGAACGTGATTTTCCGTACGACGAAGCGATGCAGCGCATATCGTATTGGAAAAATACGCTGACGCCCCTTCACACCATCACCATTGAAAACGAATGGGACGAGCGCGTTGTGCAATTGTACAAACAATATGAAGCGAAAAAACAACAGCTCGAATTGTTTGATTTTGATGATATGTTATACGCGTGCTATGACATGTTGCGGACGGACGAAAGACGATTGCGACAATATCACGAACGGTTTCATTACTTTTTAATCGACGAATTTCAAGACATTAACAGCGTGCAATATGAAACGATGAAGTTGCTTGCGTCACATACGCACCATATATGCGCCGTCGGCGATGACGATCAAGCGATTTATGCGTTTCGCGGCTCTGATTCATCGTTTATTCAGCAATTCCAACAAGATTTTCCACATACAAAAATCGTAAAGTTAACGGAAAATTATCGTTCGCCACATCCGATCGTATCGCTTGCCAACAGCATTATTTCTAAAAGTCGCACGCGCATTCCGAAACAAATGAACGCCCAAACGGATAGCGCACATATGCCGATATGTTTCTTTCCGTACGATGAAGAAGAAGAAGCGACGATGATTGCCTGCGACATACAAGAGCGAATGAAACAAGGTGCGAAACCGAGCGATATCGCCATTTTATGCCGAACGAACGCCGCGTCGCGCGCCGTCTTTGAACGGCTTTCACAACTTCACATCCCCGTCACGACAGACGGCGATTCGTTTTACAACCGTCGCATCGTGCGCTATTTGTTAAGCTTTTTTCAACTTGCGCTCGATCCAAACGACGAACAAGCAATGACCGACGTCGCCACCGTTTTGTTTTTAAAACAAACGATTATGAACGACTTAAAGGCGAACGCCATTTTACAAGACTGTTCGCTCGTTGAAGCGCTTGCTAAACTTGACGGCATTCCGCCGTTTCAAAAACAAAAATTACGCACAATCGCCCCGCTGTTTGCGAAAGTGAAAGACATGAAACCGATGGACGCCATTGATTTCATTGAAAAAGAAATGGGCTTTGGCGACTTTTTAAAAAAGCGCGGCAACGAAGGAAATGCGATCGAAAAAGGATCAGATGATGTGCGTGATGTCAAAGTCGTCGTGCGGAAATTTAAAACGATTCAAGCGTTTCTATCTCACGTCAAACGCGTTCAAGCATACGCCAATAAAACGTGCGACGATGGCGTTCAACTGATGACGATTCATCGCTCAAAAGGGCTAGAATTTCCAATCGTCTATATCATCGGGGCGGTGGACGGACTATTACCTCACGATTATGCGCTTGAGGCGTACCGAAACGGCGATGTCGCACCGCTTGAAGAAGAGCGCCGCCTTCTTTACGTCGCCGTCACGCGCGCCAAAGAGCGTCTCTTTATTTCCGTCCCGTCGATGCGCCGATTAAAAAAAGCAAACGCCTCGCGCTTGCTTCCTTCTCTCAAAGCAAAAGCGAAAAGCCCCGTCTAAGACTTTTCGCTTTTGCGTTATTTTTTATTTAACATGTTCGCGATCGTATTGAAGTCCATTTGTTTTCCGTTGTTGATAATCGATTGAACAATTTTATCTTCCAATTCTTTCGGCACGTTGCGATTCGCGATTTGCGCCACGCGCTTCACGATATCGCGCACCGTTTTTTCATCTTTAAAGTTCGCATGTTGCAACGAATTGGCGAGCGCAAAAATGTCTTGCATATTCACACCCGTTTTCTTTTCAATGTTTTTAAAAAAATGTTGATCCATCTTCGCTACCTCCTTCACTTTTCTTTTTCAGCATATGAAAAAACAAAAAAAAACGTTCCAAAGGTATGCCCTTTGGAACGTCTCTTCTTAGTGAACGAACGCTGCACCAACGATAATCAACAAGATGAACAACACAACGATCAACACGAATGTTGAACCGTATCCGCCGCCGTATCCGCCGCCGTAGCCACCGTAACCATATCCGCAATATCCGAAGCCCATGAAACTCCACCTCCTTGAACGTTGTCGCTTACATCATATGCATACAAATGAATTTGGTATGGGCGCTCCTATAAAAATTCCCCTCCTTGCCGAAACATCCGCGCGAACTGCTTTTCTTTTTTCGCAAAAAACGCTTCGGCATCGCTCATATTTGCTTCAAATTGTTGCAATAGCTTACCGTTTATGTTTTCAAGTTTGCTTAGCGTTGCTTCGACTTCTTTCCCCCATGTGTCAAACTCCTTCATGAACGCATCGTGCTTTTGATGTTTGGCGCGCGTATACGATTGCAGTTCTTTTTCCAATCGATCCATCGTTTTTCCCCCCTTGCTTTTTCATACGTAAAAAACGAAAACATGTGCTAAAATAAAAGACGAAATCAAAAGAAAGGACGTGTCATATGGAACGGCTACAAGACGCACAACAATTTGAACAAGCAATCGCATCGGCTACACCTGTTGTCGTGAAATTTTTTACAACATGGTGCCCAGATTGCGTGCGCATGGATCAATTTATCGGCGAAGTGATCGCTAGTTATCCACAATTTAAGTGGTATGACATCAATCGCGACGATGTGCCAGACATTGCGGAAACATACAACGTCATGGGCATTCCGAGCTTACTTGTATTCCAAAACGGCGAAAAAATCGCCCACTTGCATAGCGCCAATGCCAAAACACGCGAACAAGTCGAGGAGTTTCTTCAAACGATTAAAGGCTGACAAATGATGTCAGCCTTCTTTATCGAATCTCCACTTTTCCTGTATATTTTATTCTTTCTAATACAGCAAACAACCGTGAATAACAGTCTTGAATCGTTTTTTCATTTTTGATGTTGTTGTATAGCCCAAAACCAACATACGTATCTTTGTAAAATCCAACAAGATAATCGCCCGATTTCATATCATGCGCATGCTCATAGCTGAGATTGCCATCCACAAACGCTAAATATACTTTTTGGGAATCAACAAAAACAAACGGAACAGAAGATTGTAAATAAATATCGGCATACGGTTTTTCAGCTGCCTCTTTCAAATGTTCCTTCATTTTTTGATAAAATTTTTTGGTTCATTATCACAACATGTACTTGACAAATGATACTCTCTCCTGAACAAGAATGTGAAAACATCATTCATTTGCTTATTCTTTCGTATAAATGTCAGTACAACATGTTATAAAAAATGGTGTACAACTTTTATTTTTACTAAGCTGTTTTACTAAGATATATCCAATAAACAAGTCCAACAAAAATGTTCAATGACATTAAAATAGTGATGCTAACTCTAAGCAAAGTATAATCTATAGTTTTCCACCCTGTCACAATTATAATTAAAGATAGTCCGATCAGCAGGAAAGTAAACAGAAAACTAAACAATTTATAAACCATATATTGTGTTCTTTCATCGTTACCTTCTCGCTTAATCAAAAAAATTAAAACTAAAAAAGCAGCCAGTGCTAATACTGCTAAAATATTAGTAAAATGAACGAAAGTACCCATTATTATCAAACCTCCTCATTTTTTTTAAACTGGAATACATCATTAATGTCCACTCCAAAAGCATTTGCAATTTCAAACGCTAATACTAACGAGGGTGTGTAGTTTCCCTTTTCAATTGAAATAATCGTTTGTCTACTAACCCCTACTTTTTCAGCTAAATCTTTTTGTGTCATTTTCCGTTCGGCTCTTAAAACGTTGATTCGATTGGATAAAGAGCCGTTGTTCTTTGTCATTTATCACACCTCCATTATGCAAAGATTTCTATATACACATAGTAAAGTATTTTTTACAAAATGTAAAGTTTATTTTACATAAAAACGTTACGTTTTTCACCTAGAACTCGTATACTATCCGAAAATAACTTGGCAAAATGAAATGTTCGCATGTGTCAACGTTAAATCGCTTAACCACTACATGCGACAATGACCCATCGTCCACTTTGCTTTCTATATGTAAGCTGAACCATTTCCCCTTAGAAAAACAAAAATACCGCCCCTATGCCTATTCGCATAAGAGCGGTGTTTATCTTTCACATAAGAAACGGCTTCAATTTTTGAATAAGCTGCTGCATTTGTTTTGCTTGTTGTTCATACATTTGTTTCGCTTCTGCATCGTTCGTTTGTAAAGAGAACAGCTCGAAATCGGCTTCTGCTTTTTTCATCGAGGCAAGCAATAGTTGTTTTTGTTGCGGTGCTGGTACTTGAATGCGGTCGTCATATAAATCGACGGTCAGCTGGCCGTACGAATCGACTTGCGCTAAAAAGACGTTTTCGATAGCGACGCCCATTTGATCGAGTTGTTGCTTCAACCAGCCGCGGCTTAAACGGGCGGTCGCAAGCGGTTCGTCTAAAATTTTGCCGTCCATAATGACCGTTTGGGGTTCTTTTTCTTCTGGCGCATACGGTTTGATGTCTCCGAGCGTCAACGGCTGTTTGTCGCGTTTTAATAAAATATTTAAATCACCGTTCGCTTCAAGCGTCGCAAATTCCACATCGGCGACGCGGAACACATCTTTTTTCCGCAGCTGTTCAAGCAATTCGTCCGCCGTATATTTCTCTTTTTTCAAATTATCTTCTAAGATTTTTCCGTTTTTAATAAATACGGTTGACTTTCCTTCGACAAAATCACGAAATTTTTTGCTTCGTAACGAAATTTGCGAGATGGCGACGGGGAAAAGCGCCCAAATTAAAATGCTCGTAACCCCTTCCGTTAATGGAATATCTAAATCCATTGACATCGTACCAGCAATATCCCCGATCGTAATGCCGACGATATATTCGAAAAACGACAGCTTTGACAACTGTTTTTTTCCTAACAATTTCGTAATGACAAACAGTCCGATTAAAATGCAAATGGAGCGAATCGCAACTTCTAACCATGCTGGCATATTTACATCCCCTTGTATTGCGGCTCCTCGCGTTCAAGCGTCGATATTCGACCTTTCAGCGCCGCAATCATTTGTTCCGTTTTAAGCATCGCTTCATGAAACGCCCGTTGTGCTTCCTCGTTTGTCGAAGTGAGCGCCAACTGTTGCAGCGTCGCATGAATGGCCTTCATGTTCGCTAAACTTTGCTTTACTTGTGAACCAATGGTCATCTTCCTCTATCCTTTCGGTTTAAATAATAATGCTCCGATAAAGCCGAATACAATGGCTGCCGAAATGCCGGCGCTCGTCACTTCAAACATGCCGGTTAACACCCCGACGATGCCATGTTTTTCTGCCTCTTGCATCGCCCCGTGCACGAGCGCATTACCGAAACTTGTAATGGGAATCGTTGCCCCTGCACCTGCAAAATCAATAAGTGGCTCGTATAAGCCGAAGCCGTCTAAAATCACTCCGACAACAACGAGCGTGCTTAACGTATGGGCTGGGGTAAGCTTGAATACATCAAACATCAACTGCCCGATAACACAAATGAGCCCGCCGACGACAAACGCCCAAAAAAACATTGCCATCATCCATGATCGCCTCCATATTCAATCGCCACTGCATGAGCAATACAAGGAATCGTTTCCCCTTGTTGAAACGTCAGCGGCGACAAAAGTGCGCCCGTCGCGACGACGAGCATGCGCCGAATTTCCCCGCGCTTCATTCGGTTCAATAAATGCCCATAGACGACCGTCGCAGAACATCCCGCCCCACTTCCACCTGACAACACCGGCTGCCCTTCGCGATAAATGATTAACCCGCAATCTTGATATCGCTCTTCTTCAAGCTCCATTCCGTTTTTTCGCAACAAATCGAGCGAGACGGTGCGGCCGATTTTTCCTAAATCACCTGTGACAATTAAATCGTAATACGACGCATCGACTTGCATATCGCGCAAATGCGCCTCAATTGTATCAACAGCCGCTGGCGCCATCGCTCCCCCCATATTAAACGGATCGGTCAATCCCATATCGACGACACGACCAATCGTTGCAGCTGTAATGCGCGGACCGTCTCCTTCGCCCCCGACGAGCGCCACGCCTGCTCCTGTCACCGTCCATTGCGCAGTCGGCGGCTTTTGCCCTCCATATTCGGTCGGATAGCGAAACTGCTTTTCGACGGCAGCATTATGGCTTGCCGCTCCTGTCAATATGTACTTCGCCCCGCCGTAATTGACGATAAACGCGCTTAGTGCGAGCGCCTCCATCGACGTTGAACATGCGCCAAATACACCGAGATACGGGGTGCTAAGCGTGCGCGCCGCAAAACTTGACGGCGTCATTTGATTAATTAAATCGCCACAAATAATAAACTGCACTTGTTCCTTTTCGATGCGCGCTTTTTTCATCGCTTGAAAAAACGCTTCTTCAATCAACACTTTATGCGCTTTTTCGTACGAATCTTCCCCGAGCCAAAGGTCTTCATGAAGCAAATCAAAATCATCGGCAATCTTTCCGTTCGCTTCAAACGGTCCGCCAACCGTTGCGGTGGAGACGATGACCGGACGGTTTTCAAACACCCACGTACGATGCCCTTTCATCATCCGAGACCACCCCATCTCACCGCAATCGTTTTAATGAGCGCAACGACAAAGGCAGAAAACGTGCCAAATAAAATGACAGAGCCCGCTAATTTAAACATATTTCCACCGACACCGAGCACAAACCCTTCCGTCCGATGCTCAATCGCAGGCGAAATGACGGCATTTCCAAATCCGGTGACAGGCACCGCACTTCCTGCCCCGGCAAACTGCGCCAATCGGTCATATACGCCAAACCCCGTTAATAACATCGCGATAAACACCATCGTCGCCACCGTCGGATTGCCGACTGTTTTTTCTGTAAAGTTGAAAAAGTACATGTAAAAATAAGAAATGGCTTGTCCGATGACGCAAATGAGCCCGCCGACAAAAAAGGCGCGCACGCAATTTTTTAACACCGGTCGCTTCGTTTCACGCGCTTGTTCAAACTGATGATATTGTTGTTGTACAGGCGTTAAATTTTTTCGTTTTTCGTTTGCCATCATCTCACCTCACGTTTGTTCTTCACTTAATTTTTGGATGATCGTTACTTCTTTTTCGATCTCTTTTTCACTCATGTTTTTCGTTTCCATTTTTTCTTTTAACGCTTTCGTTTCCCAAAAAATTTTTAAATCGTGCGAGGCGATCACTTTTTCATCGAACGTATCGTTTAACATATTCCGTACATCTTTTTCAATAGCTTTCATACGAAATCGTTGCATATGCTTCACTTGATACGCAACAAGCAGTCGTCCGTTCGCTTCGACCGCCACCGCATCTTTCACATCGCGTCGTGCTTTTAACATATCGACCGCTTTTTTTGCGTGCCATTGGTCGCTTCGACTTGCGCTCCCGTCATGGCTTACGTTCGTGATGTTTTCGTTTTGCAGAGACTGTTTTTGTTCTTTTGGCTCATGTGCACAACCTATGATGGAAAAAAAGAGGATCATTACGAGCAATTGTCTCATCGCATTCACCTTTCTATTCATGTAATGAGAGGGCGCCCACGATTGGACACCCGACTTACTTACTGTTTATATTGTGGCTCTTCCTGTTCAATTTCTTGCAGGCGCGGGGACAACAAATCAACGATCGCTTGCGTCTGTTGTGCCGCTTGTTGATACAATTGTTTCGCCTTTTCATTTTCCGTTTGCAGAGCGAACGTTTCAAAACTTGCTTGCGCCGATTTTAATCCAGCTAACGTTTGTTTCACAGAACTTGCAACAGTCATATTGAAAAACCTCCTTTTTCTTTTTCATCCCGTAGTGTGCACACATCTCGTAAAGTTATACAAAAAAATAGCCCCTAAAAGGAGCTAACATTTATCGCGAAATCCGTTTCCGAGCGACGGGTTATTGATGATTCCAGCCATGACTAAAATACTTAAAAAGGCGTTCCATAATTGCTCATATTTTCCTAAATCAATATCGACTCCAAACGTTTGCAAGAAAAGCGGTATAAAAGCGCCAATTGCGAGCCATAGCCCGTAATTTTTAAAACGCTCCATCTTCTTCTCACCCCGTGCTTATTGTTTTTTTATTTTTTTTCCACATCCGCAGCCACCCGTTTTTTTGACAGGTGCTGGGGAAGACGTATATACTTTTGCCGACTGTGTTCCGTGAAGCGCCATCGTCTTTTTCTTTTCCATTTTGTAAACCTCCACACATGTAAGATACAATAACATATGAAAAAGACGGAGCGAATGACTATGCGTTTTCCCTATTTCTTTTTTTCCGCAAACGAAAACGGGGTCGAAAGTGGCAGCTGTCCGTCATGCTTTAACGTCTGTTGTCGCTTGATATTGTGCATAAACCATGAATCTGTTCCTTGGGCAAATAACTGTTTGGTCATTTGTTCGAGCTGCTTTTTCAACTCCTCATTTTCTTTTTTTAACCGTTTCATTTCTTGATAACGCTGTTCACTTAACGCTGCTAATTCTTTTAACAACACATTTTCCGCTCGCAACACGTCTAACTCGTTTTGCATATGCCTCCCCCTCTCTACTACATAACAATTCAATCGCACGCCTATTTATGACAAAAAAATTCCGCACATATCCCTGCACACTTACCTACTTTTCTCATACTATACAGTAGTCCCGATACATGCGACGGGAAAAACTGAAATAGGAGGAACGAGGCATGACGCATCATAAAGAATGTAAAGAAAAAGTGTGTATTAAAACACGCAAAGTGTATGACTGGGTTACTCGTCAAGTCGATGTGCCGTTGCGTAGTTTTTCAAATGGGGATTTGGAAGCGATCTTTCCAGAATGCAAATGTCCACGTCAAGGGCAAACGGTTTGTGACTTCTTCGCGTCCAACGGCTTAAGCGCTGGCGATTTCTCGATTCGCTGCTTCTTAACAGACGATGAAGGAAACCGCATCGATCAAACAGTAGATAACAATGCTCTTATTTGCCAAGAAATTTTACAACCAAACGGACGTCAACCTGTTCACGTCACTCTTCCATCAGGCGATACAGTTACATTACAAAAAGTAAAAGTGCTCGTAAAAAGTCACGTTGTCGTGCAAGTCGTAAACGCAAACGGCCACGTTGTTTGTGAATCAAGTCCAATTCCATTCGCGACAGCGCAAACATTTATTTTATGCGCCCCAGAAGGAACGACGCTCGATTGCCACATTTCGTTTTTCGAATGTGACGCTAGCTTAATTTGCACTGACAACTTCTCACAGCTTGATGTATCGATTACATTATGTTTAGAAGTGCAAATGGAAGCCGAGGTAAAACTTGAAGTCGAAGCACGCTACTGCCAGCCGCGCGAAGAAATTTTAGAAGCGACGCTTTGCCCAACAGACAAATTCCCACCGCAATGCCCTGAAGTATTCCCAGCACATTAATGAGTAAAGCAGGCTCACAGACAGCCTGCTTTTTTATATGTTTAACATGTAGCTGATTACCGTATATGTGCAAGCAATCCAAAAGGAATAAGAACGATAGCACGTATTTTTCACTTCTTCTGAAGACCTATTCCACATATACCCACTTCCATGTATATAAAAAAGAAAACTTGTGGCAATCACACCGACAAGAAACGTCCATTCCATATATGGCACGCCTGTTTTTTCACTTGCGGCATATGGAACAAAAAATAAAAATACGATTGTAGTCAAAATAGAAAGCGATGTTCCCATTCAATCAAACCTTTATTTTGGTATATATGACATATGATAAAATAAAATGAATATTGAAACAACAAAAAGAGAGGATGGCATAAAATGACGAAAAAAATATTGGTCGTATTTTTCATTTGTTCGATGTTTATCATTCAACCAAGTCACATGACTCCAAATGGTTGGCAAGGATGTCCAGAATGCTTATAGGAGGGAGGAGATGAACAACCAACATATTCAACTTCAACAAAAAGTGATTCATTATCGCTCGGAAGTCGCGAAATATAAACAACTTTTGCAGCTTGCTGAAACCGAACTAAAACGTGAGCAGCTGCGCAATCATTATTTACAAAAACAGCTTGAACAAATGGATGAATATGAACAAACGATCGAAAAGCTCGAACAACAGCTTCTGTTTTACGAAGTGGCGCTTGAAGAAGAAAAAAAGCGAAAAAAAGAAATGAAACAAGATATCGTACGTGCGCATGCGTATTTCACGTATACGGTCATGATTTCAGAGGAGAAAGAAGAGCCAACGACGGTCATCGGCGATTTCGTTGTCGAAAATATTGGTAATACACCACTTAACGATCCGATCATTTGCCTTCGCCTTCGCCCTCCCGATCATGCGCAATTAAGTGGAAAATTTTCCTTTCGCCAACTGCAAGAAGAAGGCGGATGGACGTTTGCGGTCGAAGATTGGCGCCAAAAAGTAAAAGAAGGGGAATATTGGCTAAAACCGATCGACCAGACAACGCTTTTACCGAACGAACAACTGCGCTTTCCGTCATTTGAATTGCGCGTCATACAAACGGTTGTCGTCGAGGGGTTCGTTTATTTTCGCCAGCTGAAACAAGGGGTATCATCTTTCAATCATATCGTTATTAATAAATAAGCAGGCATCCGCCCGCTTTTTTATTTGCTCCATTTTTGGACAATCATTTCGATGACAGACGCGACACCTGCGATCGCTAATATCCACACAAACGGCATGACCACGTTTGGTACATATATGACCCCGACGTACAACAGCGCCGCACACCACACCCCTGTACACCAATGACAACTTAACAACTCCCCGATCCACTTTCTTATCCCTGTCCCTTTGATGACAATATACGTCTCTCCGTCTTGTTCGAACTCATCGTGAAACGGCGCGCGCAAAAACGACGTAATGCGGTCGTACACAAGTAAGCGCGTCAAACGAAATGAAGCGATACATAAAAGAAAAAAGTGAAAAGCATCCATTCTCTCGCCTCCTCGCTCTACTGTATGTGAAATACGGTGAAAAAATGTCGGCAAACCGCCCGAACGGTTACGTGCACTTCCTGCACAAGCTCACTCACCCTTACAAAGACCGCATTTTATTTACAAACTACATCCCTTCCGAACACATCTCGCGCATATTGGCAATGGGTGATGTGTTCGTCTGTAGCTCGCAATGGCACGAGCCGCTTGCCCGCGTACATTACGAAGCGATGGCAGCAGGCATACCGATCATTACGACAAACCGCGGCGGAAATAGCGAAGTGATCGAACATCACGTAAACGGGCTTGTTGTTGACGACTATGCATCACCAAAAGCGTTCGCACGCGCCATTAGCGAATTATTGCACGATAAAGAAAAAGCGCTCGCACTTGCTCACGAAGGACGAAAACGAGCGGAAACGACGTTTTCCTTCGCAAACACAGCCGAGCAGCTTGAGCGTGTATATATTATGATTTGCCAATAAGCGATACGGATACGATATGTTCTAGCGGGATCGTCACCGTTTTTTCTTCATCGCTTAGCGTAAGGACGACTTTTTTCTTATCGCACGTTTGAATAACCCCTTCATACGTCTTGTTTTTCGTTTTCAACTCACACGTCACTGGCCGAAGCTCGTTTGGCAGCGTCGCTAAAAACTCAATGCGCTCGATCGTATCCATGTCGCGAAAGTTCGCAAACGATGGCGGTGGATACGACGTCTTTTCTTTTTTTGTCCGAAACGTCTGTTGCATATAGCACGTTTTCGGCCCTAAATTCGGCTGAACGATATACAACAACGGTGCGTTTTCCACATGCTTTTTCATCCTATTTCGCGCAGGAGACTCCCACTTCAACGACCAAAGGGAGTAAGTGGGAGAGGAATGCGCGTTCCCCCTTTCTTTTGTGTATGATATAATAAAGGCGTGGAGAAAACCGTTCAATAAAGGCACTCCAATAACTGCTACTCGATGTATGGAGTTGGTTACAGGAAACGTTGTAACCGTAAAACATCGAGCGTAGGTCCGTCTGTTGTGTGTGGAAGCCAAGTACTGCCAACAGACACACCGAGAGAATCGGTAACGATGCAGGCATGACCTGCGTCGTTGGGTAGTCGTCAACCTGCCCCTGATGCAA comes from Anoxybacillus flavithermus and encodes:
- a CDS encoding DUF1360 domain-containing protein; this encodes MDAFHFFLLCIASFRLTRLLVYDRITSFLRAPFHDEFEQDGETYIVIKGTGIRKWIGELLSCHWCTGVWCAALLYVGVIYVPNVVMPFVWILAIAGVASVIEMIVQKWSK
- a CDS encoding glycosyltransferase family 4 protein, which encodes MSANRPNGYVHFLHKLTHPYKDRILFTNYIPSEHISRILAMGDVFVCSSQWHEPLARVHYEAMAAGIPIITTNRGGNSEVIEHHVNGLVVDDYASPKAFARAISELLHDKEKALALAHEGRKRAETTFSFANTAEQLERVYIMICQ
- a CDS encoding CotO family spore coat protein, which encodes MENAPLLYIVQPNLGPKTCYMQQTFRTKKEKTSYPPPSFANFRDMDTIERIEFLATLPNELRPVTCELKTKNKTYEGVIQTCDKKKVVLTLSDEEKTVTIPLEHIVSVSLIGKS